GCGCGGAACGTCGGCAAATCGCGCAACGCATCACTTAGCGATGCATTCAGCGCCGACAGCATGTCGGCGGGCACGAACACGCGCCGCGGCGCGATGCAGGTCGCGCTGTTGTTGAACGTCAGCCCGAACCGCAGCGCCCGGCTCGCCAACTCCAGGTTGGCGCCGGGCAAGATGAAGACGGCGTCGTGTCCCGACAGTTCCAGCGTGGCCGGCACCACATGTTCGGCCGCCTCGGCAAGCACGGCGTGACCGGCGGTGAACGAGCCGGTGAAGACGACGTGATCGACCTGGCCGATCGCGTCGCGCGCGGCCTGAACATCTGAAGCTAGAACGGTGAGTAAGCCTGCCGGCAGCCCCGCGGTCGTCGCGATCTGTGCAAGCAGATCGACCGCCTGCTCGCAGCCCGGAGCCGGCTTTACCAGCACCGCGTTGCCCGCAGCGATCGCCTGCAGCGCGTGCGCGACTGGCAGGAACAGCGGATAGTTTGACGGGCCGATCACCAGTACCACGCCAAGCGGTTCGCGGTAAATCGTTAGGTCAGATCCCGGCAACCACGCCGGCCGGCCTGCGCGCCCGAGGCGCTGCGGGCGCAACAGGCGAGTTAGGTTGCGCTCGAGAAAGCGAATGCCGTCCAGCACGGGCAGCACCTCGGCCGCCAGCGAATCGGCAACGCGCCGTTGCGTGATCGTCGATAATGCTGCCGCGATCTCGTCGGCACGATCTACGACCGCGTGGCGAAGCTGTCGGAAGATCACGACGCGGCGTTTCAGCGGCACGCGTGCCCACGCCGCGCCGGCTGCTCTGGCGCGCGCGATCGTCCCAACGTCACTGGTGACGTCAGCGTCGCGAGGTTGTTCGGCAAGCATCGTCATCGGTCGCGATCCGGTCCCTCTCCCATGAGTACATGGGAGAGGGACCGGAAACACCTTCTATAAAAACTTACTGTGAACCTGTCGCGGTCGCTTTCCCACGGGTCGCGTACTTCGCTGCCTGGCCGGTCTGGCCCGGCCAGTGGTACGGGATCTTCTGATCGTCCAGCAACAGCCCGCTGCTGATTCGGGCCGATTCGAAGATCACCGGCAGCCCGCTACCCGGATGCGTACCACCGCCCACGAGGTAGACGTTAGCCAGATCTTCAAATCGATTGTGCGGCCGGCGGTGCAGCATCTGGCCGAGGTTGTGCGCCAGGTTGAACGTGGCGCCGCGGTACAGCTGGTAGTCGTTCACCCAGTCTGCGGGCGTCAGCACCTTCTCGTACCGAATGCGGTCGCGCACGTTATGGATGCCGATGCGCTCCATCTGTGTGAACGCCAGTTCGCGGAACGCGGGCGTCTCCTTGTGCCAGTCGATCGTGCCGACGTCGTTCGACACCGGCAGCAGGCAGTAGAGCGCGCTGTGGCCCGCCGGCGCTAGCGATGGGTCGGTCCGGCAGGCATTCTGCACGTAGAACGAGGGGTTGCACGACAGGCAGTGGCGTTCCTCGATGTCGCGCAGATTCTCCTCGTAATCCTTCGCCAGCCAGATCGTGTGATGTTCGAGATCGGGAAAGGTGCCTTCGACCCCGAGGTACATCATGAACGTGCTGCACGAGAACCGCTTGCCGCCGATGGCCTTGTCCTTCCAACGCTTGCGGATGCCGTCGGGCACGAGCTTGGTCATCGTGTTGGCAAAGTCGGCATTGATGACGGCGGCGTCGCAGTCGTAGGTTGCGCTGGACGTGGTGACGCTGCGAACGCGGCGCTGTTCGTCGAACGATAAGGACGTCACGGCCTCGTTCAGGCGGATGTCGACGCCCATCGATTCCGCGACGCGCGCCATGGCCGCGGTGACGGCGTTGCAGCCACCGATCGGGTGCCACACGCCGTACTCGTACTCCAGGAACGACAGAATCGTGAACAGGCTGGGGCACTGGAAGGGGCTCATGCCCAGGTATTTGCTTTGGAAACTGAACGCGAGGCGCGTGCGCGCATCGTGGAAGTACTTGCACAGATCGGTGTGTACGCTGTCCAGCGGGCGCAGGTGCAACGCCGACTTCATCACCGATGGCCGCAGCAAATCCAGTGGGCTGGCGAAAGGCGATTCCAGAATGGCGCGGAACGCGGATAGCTTCTTGCGGTTGTCGGCGAGGAACTTGGGAAAGGCGGCGGCGTCGCGCGGGTCGATCGCCTTCAACATCTCGCGCATCTGCGCGACATTGTGGGACGCCTTCAGTTCACCACCGGCCTCGAAGACCAGGTGATACTGCGGGTCGAGGCGCACCAGCTGCACCTCATCGTGCAAATTGCGGCCGCAGGCGGTGAAGACCTCTTCGAGGACGCGCGGATAGAGGAAGAACGTCGGCCCGACGTCGAACGTGTAGCCGGCCTCGGTGATGCTGCTGGTGCGGCCCCCGACGCGGTCGCGGCGTTCCAGCACCGTGACGTCGCACCCACTGGCCGCCAGCAGCATCGCCGAGGCGAGCCCGCCGGGTCCGGCGCCGATAATGATCACGCGACGACGACTCATGCGGTTAGCATCTCCGGTGTAA
The nucleotide sequence above comes from Tepidisphaeraceae bacterium. Encoded proteins:
- the crtI gene encoding phytoene desaturase family protein, which codes for MSRRRVIIIGAGPGGLASAMLLAASGCDVTVLERRDRVGGRTSSITEAGYTFDVGPTFFLYPRVLEEVFTACGRNLHDEVQLVRLDPQYHLVFEAGGELKASHNVAQMREMLKAIDPRDAAAFPKFLADNRKKLSAFRAILESPFASPLDLLRPSVMKSALHLRPLDSVHTDLCKYFHDARTRLAFSFQSKYLGMSPFQCPSLFTILSFLEYEYGVWHPIGGCNAVTAAMARVAESMGVDIRLNEAVTSLSFDEQRRVRSVTTSSATYDCDAAVINADFANTMTKLVPDGIRKRWKDKAIGGKRFSCSTFMMYLGVEGTFPDLEHHTIWLAKDYEENLRDIEERHCLSCNPSFYVQNACRTDPSLAPAGHSALYCLLPVSNDVGTIDWHKETPAFRELAFTQMERIGIHNVRDRIRYEKVLTPADWVNDYQLYRGATFNLAHNLGQMLHRRPHNRFEDLANVYLVGGGTHPGSGLPVIFESARISSGLLLDDQKIPYHWPGQTGQAAKYATRGKATATGSQ
- a CDS encoding aldehyde dehydrogenase family protein encodes the protein MTMLAEQPRDADVTSDVGTIARARAAGAAWARVPLKRRVVIFRQLRHAVVDRADEIAAALSTITQRRVADSLAAEVLPVLDGIRFLERNLTRLLRPQRLGRAGRPAWLPGSDLTIYREPLGVVLVIGPSNYPLFLPVAHALQAIAAGNAVLVKPAPGCEQAVDLLAQIATTAGLPAGLLTVLASDVQAARDAIGQVDHVVFTGSFTAGHAVLAEAAEHVVPATLELSGHDAVFILPGANLELASRALRFGLTFNNSATCIAPRRVFVPADMLSALNASLSDALRDLPTFRASPPSIRRARSLASNAIELGGRLLAGNVPTEDASTLSPILLTDVPHGARVLRDEAFAPLLAVVPVASVDEALSLAAQCKFALGATIFGPADAATALAQRVNAGCVVINDCIAPTADPRLPFGGRGHSGFGVTRGADGLLAMTRPKAVASRSGTFRPHYDKPHESDATMFAAYLHAAHGRSVGGRVRAALQLMKTLATRGKGSPT